The Drosophila mauritiana strain mau12 chromosome 2R, ASM438214v1, whole genome shotgun sequence genome has a segment encoding these proteins:
- the LOC117138596 gene encoding 39S ribosomal protein L34, mitochondrial: MLQGMLQRTCLAVVSTAQTLIVRDKHAFNRAVLKPKVRCHFPKPMEVKRINVHGWDARMSTPEGRRVLMNRILKGRHNLSH, translated from the exons ATGCTGCAGGGAATGCTCCAAAG GACCTGCCTGGCGGTTGTCAGCACCGCACAAACTCTAATCGTCCGGGATAAGCACGCTTTCAATCGGGCGGTGCTGAAACCGAAAGTACGCTGCCATTTTCCGAAACCCATGGAGGTGAAGAGAATCAATGTCCACGGCTGGGATGCGAGGATGTCGACGCCCGAGGGACGACGAGTGCTGATGAACCGGATCCTTAAAGGACGCCACAATTTGTCACACTAG